The following proteins are encoded in a genomic region of Magallana gigas chromosome 1, xbMagGiga1.1, whole genome shotgun sequence:
- the LOC105324739 gene encoding cerebellin-1 yields MQLSMYICLFYVIVTIGQTNVITGQGEDRSRQDLKARVIALENALSTLKTELDAKVASLKCDCSSVGSGLGTLTHQTGKRLLVPATPNKEKPAFYSFLSSDELASTKHHTIPFDVVKTNVGNNYHPNSGTFIAPSAGTYAFDWMIQSTWRGVVYTQLVRNSEVLGEVVADSNHEYEFHSATGVVVVQLSEGDEVFIRTHPTDASTGHIISRPGYRSSFSGWRI; encoded by the exons ATGCAGTTGTCAATGTATATATGTCTGTTCTATGTGATTGTGACGATCGGTCAAACAAACGTCATAACCGGACAAGGCGAGGACCGCTCACGTCAGGATTTAAAGGCAAGAGTGATCGCTCTAGAGAATGCGCTTTCGACATTGAAAACGGAACTGGATGCTAAAGTAGCCTCGTTAAAATGCGATTGTTCGAGTGTTGGCTCTGGATTGGGGACTCTTACTCATCAAACCGGGAAAAGATTGTTAG TTCCTGCAACACCAAACAAGGAAAAGCCAGCATTTTACAGCTTCCTAAGCTCGGACGAACTAGCCTCGACCAAGCATCACACGATCCCCTTTGACGTCGTTAAAACTAATGTCGGCAATAACTACCACCCGAACAGTGGAACCTTCATCGCCCCAAGCGCTGGAACCTACGCATTTGATTGGATGATACAGAGCACGTGGAGAGGCGTAGTCTACACGCAGTTGGTGAGGAATTCGGAGGTCCTTGGGGAGGTGGTGGCAGACAGTAACCATGAATACGAGTTCCACAGCGCCACCGGGGTGGTGGTCGTTCAGTTGAGTGAGGGGGACGAAGTGTTCATCAGAACCCACCCCACGGACGCGTCTACAGGACACATCATCAGTAGGCCGGGGTATAGGTCCTCCTTCAGCGGGTGGAGAATCTGA